A stretch of Orientia tsutsugamushi DNA encodes these proteins:
- a CDS encoding TrbC/VirB2 family protein, with product MKLLSFKHNCYLRPLLMLCFLYFLSTSIIVSASGSADNNDVIGNKLCDIVGIMSGKTAKAICLVAIIFLGISTFMGKVNWSTAMITVSAIIIITQSHAVLKFVSGSEANDCKNTVSK from the coding sequence ATGAAGTTATTAAGTTTTAAGCATAATTGTTATTTAAGGCCATTATTAATGCTGTGTTTTTTATACTTTCTATCTACTAGTATAATTGTTAGCGCTAGTGGTTCTGCTGATAATAATGATGTAATAGGTAATAAACTATGTGATATAGTAGGAATTATGAGTGGGAAAACAGCTAAAGCGATTTGTTTGGTTGCAATCATCTTCTTAGGAATATCAACATTTATGGGAAAGGTGAATTGGAGTACCGCTATGATTACTGTTTCTGCTATTATTATTATCACTCAATCTCATGCAGTACTAAAGTTTGTATCTGGAAGTGAAGCTAATGATTGCAAAAATACTGTATCAAAGTAA
- a CDS encoding TrbC/VirB2 family protein: protein MNLLSFKYNCYLKPLLMLWFLILILSSSIVTTQGADAKEDPIGEKLCDIVGTLNGKTAKAICLVAIIFLGISTFMGKVNWSTAMITVSAIIIITQSAKVYDFIAGKEDGRPACDKKNT, encoded by the coding sequence ATGAATTTATTAAGTTTTAAGTATAATTGTTATTTGAAGCCATTATTAATGCTATGGTTTTTAATACTTATTCTTTCTAGTAGTATTGTTACCACTCAAGGCGCAGACGCTAAGGAGGATCCAATAGGTGAAAAGCTATGTGATATAGTAGGAACTCTGAATGGGAAAACAGCTAAAGCAATATGTTTGGTTGCAATCATCTTCTTAGGAATATCAACATTTATGGGAAAGGTGAATTGGAGTACCGCTATGATTACTGTTTCTGCTATTATTATTATCACTCAATCTGCTAAGGTGTATGATTTTATTGCTGGTAAGGAAGATGGTAGGCCTGCATGCGACAAAAAAAACACATAA
- a CDS encoding TrbC/VirB2 family protein: MKLLSFKHNCYLRPLLMVVFLMLLLFSSIVSAKAEDSTDPIGEKLCSIVNTLNGKTTKAICLVAIIFLGISTFMGKVNWSTAMITVSAIIIITQSAKVYDFIAKDSTNSSTQCNAASS, from the coding sequence ATGAAGTTATTAAGTTTTAAACATAATTGTTATTTAAGGCCATTATTAATGGTAGTTTTTTTAATGCTTCTGTTGTTTAGTAGTATTGTTAGCGCTAAAGCAGAAGATTCTACTGATCCAATAGGTGAGAAGCTATGTAGTATAGTAAATACTCTAAATGGGAAAACTACAAAAGCAATATGTTTGGTTGCAATCATCTTCTTAGGAATATCAACATTTATGGGAAAGGTGAATTGGAGTACCGCTATGATTACTGTTTCTGCTATTATTATTATCACTCAATCTGCTAAGGTATATGATTTTATTGCTAAGGATAGTACTAATAGTAGTACTCAATGCAACGCAGCAAGTAGTTAA
- a CDS encoding DUF167 family protein, giving the protein MSHPLRHYWYLDSITNSIFINLKVKAGAKINKIIGLYHINNKSFLYISINTIPENNKANQAIIKFLSQWLEICRSNIKIVYGLHSNLKVISVINTNANISNLIRSKLKSIHL; this is encoded by the coding sequence ATGTCACATCCACTTCGACATTATTGGTATTTAGATTCTATAACAAATTCTATATTCATTAATCTTAAAGTAAAAGCAGGAGCTAAAATCAATAAAATTATAGGATTATATCATATAAATAACAAAAGCTTTTTATATATTAGCATTAATACAATACCTGAAAATAATAAAGCTAATCAAGCAATTATAAAATTTCTATCACAATGGCTTGAAATATGCAGATCAAATATCAAGATAGTTTATGGCTTGCACAGTAACTTAAAAGTTATATCAGTAATAAATACTAATGCCAACATTTCTAATCTTATTAGAAGTAAATTAAAAAGTATCCATCTATAG
- the prmC gene encoding peptide chain release factor N(5)-glutamine methyltransferase codes for MRIKDALAIGNNLLSQYEIPNSAFESRLLLAHIIGQSQEYILFHSDHLLLNSDYNQFLKLIKLRTKYLPIAYLIGYKEFYSRNFIVDKSVLIPRPDSETLIDAVVQDYSKIANYQPSAPIKILELGVGSGCLIITLLLELSNAIGVGSDISISALNIASRNCQKYKLEKSLNLVQSNWFSGLDVGEKYDIIIANPPYVSDSELRILSRETLLHEPHIALFSNNNGLQSYQEIAPMIPSFLNSNGRLYLECSYNKAEMVCAICFKNGLILENKYYDFNGYCRCLKFKLQ; via the coding sequence TTGCGTATTAAAGATGCTCTTGCGATCGGCAACAACTTACTATCACAGTATGAAATACCAAATTCTGCTTTTGAGTCTAGACTACTGCTAGCTCATATAATTGGTCAAAGCCAAGAATATATACTTTTTCATTCCGATCATTTGTTATTAAATAGCGACTACAATCAATTTTTAAAATTGATAAAATTACGCACTAAGTACTTACCTATCGCTTATTTGATAGGATATAAAGAATTTTACAGTCGGAATTTTATAGTTGATAAATCAGTATTAATTCCTAGACCAGATTCTGAAACTTTAATTGATGCAGTAGTCCAAGATTATAGCAAGATAGCTAACTATCAACCTTCAGCACCAATAAAAATCCTCGAATTGGGAGTTGGTAGTGGATGCTTAATTATTACTCTACTTCTTGAGCTAAGTAATGCTATTGGAGTTGGATCAGACATTTCAATATCAGCTTTAAATATTGCTAGTCGTAATTGCCAAAAATATAAATTGGAAAAGTCATTAAATTTAGTACAAAGTAACTGGTTCAGTGGATTAGATGTAGGCGAAAAATATGATATCATTATCGCAAATCCACCTTATGTATCTGATTCTGAATTAAGAATATTATCACGTGAAACATTGTTGCATGAGCCACATATAGCTTTATTTAGTAATAATAATGGGCTTCAGTCCTATCAAGAAATAGCTCCTATGATTCCTAGTTTTTTAAATTCAAATGGAAGGTTATACTTAGAGTGCAGTTATAATAAAGCAGAAATGGTATGTGCAATTTGCTTCAAAAATGGCTTAATACTTGAGAATAAATATTATGATTTTAATGGTTATTGCAGATGCTTAAAATTTAAATTGCAGTAA
- the ubiG gene encoding bifunctional 2-polyprenyl-6-hydroxyphenol methylase/3-demethylubiquinol 3-O-methyltransferase UbiG has product MRNNSTIDQDEIEKFNTIANEWWNPNGKFKQLHLMNPARIRFIKQKILLHYNLIDSITKPFHGLKIADIGCGGGITSIPMAKLGATVTGIDASSKNIVVAKMYANKIGVQVNYIHSSIEEYVKISNEKYDVVLCLEVIEHVSNIQSFILYLSKILKLGGMLIISTINKTLKSYVFAIGLAEYLLRYLPIGTHDFNKFLKPSTINNILLSHNMTLKEIQGLSYNPILQQWRLTNDISVNYIMYITAI; this is encoded by the coding sequence ATGCGTAATAACTCAACAATAGATCAAGATGAAATAGAAAAGTTCAATACTATAGCCAATGAGTGGTGGAATCCTAATGGAAAGTTTAAGCAATTACATTTAATGAATCCAGCTAGAATTAGATTTATTAAGCAAAAAATACTATTGCATTATAATTTAATTGATAGTATAACAAAGCCTTTTCATGGGCTAAAAATTGCTGATATAGGTTGCGGAGGTGGAATAACATCAATACCAATGGCTAAACTAGGTGCTACAGTTACAGGTATTGATGCTAGCAGTAAGAATATAGTAGTCGCAAAAATGTATGCTAATAAAATAGGAGTGCAAGTTAATTACATTCATAGTTCGATTGAAGAGTATGTAAAAATTAGCAATGAAAAATACGACGTAGTTTTATGTTTAGAAGTAATTGAACATGTAAGTAATATTCAGAGTTTTATTTTATATTTAAGTAAAATTTTAAAGCTTGGAGGTATGCTTATCATCTCAACTATTAACAAAACTTTGAAATCTTATGTTTTTGCTATAGGTTTAGCTGAATATTTGTTAAGATATCTACCAATAGGTACTCATGATTTTAATAAATTTTTGAAACCATCTACTATTAATAATATTTTACTTTCACATAACATGACTTTAAAAGAAATTCAAGGATTATCATACAATCCTATATTGCAGCAATGGCGCTTAACTAATGATATAAGCGTTAATTATATCATGTATATTACTGCAATTTAA
- the ruvC gene encoding crossover junction endodeoxyribonuclease RuvC, producing MLFLLDVNIVVIILGIDPSLVSTGWGIISISDSMVNYIDSGVIKTVSKDSLVLKLGQISLMVEKLITNFNPFHIAMEEVFVNKNYSSSVTLIQARGAIMSVIGRYNIDFSEYAPNKIKKAIVGAGKAEKHQVQQMVKLLMHIKKAISKDESDALATAYTASVNHQIKII from the coding sequence GTGCTGTTTTTACTTGATGTTAATATTGTTGTGATAATTTTAGGAATAGATCCATCACTAGTAAGTACTGGTTGGGGGATAATCAGTATATCAGATAGCATGGTTAATTATATTGATAGTGGAGTAATAAAAACTGTTTCTAAAGATTCATTAGTACTAAAGCTAGGGCAAATTAGCTTAATGGTAGAAAAATTAATCACCAATTTTAATCCATTTCATATAGCAATGGAAGAGGTTTTTGTCAATAAAAACTATAGTTCTTCTGTTACTTTAATTCAAGCTAGAGGGGCTATAATGTCAGTAATAGGTCGTTATAATATTGATTTTAGCGAATATGCTCCTAATAAAATTAAGAAAGCAATTGTTGGCGCTGGAAAAGCAGAAAAGCATCAAGTTCAACAAATGGTGAAATTATTAATGCATATAAAAAAAGCCATTAGCAAAGATGAATCTGATGCTTTAGCTACTGCTTATACTGCATCAGTAAACCATCAAATTAAAATTATCTAA
- the dusB gene encoding tRNA dihydrouridine synthase DusB translates to MTIKIGNIELSAPVILAPMSGVTDLPFRKLVKQFGAGLVVSEMVASRAMIQETRRSMMKSAIIENDITGSCVQLAGCEPDVIADAAKMNQDMGAQIIDINFGCPAKKVVGGYAGSALMRDESLAAKILAETVKSVSIPVTLKMRTGWDESCRNAHIIAKIAEDCGIQMITVHGRTRCQFYSGKSDWTFIRKVKESIKIPVVANGDITSVDDAIDCLQTSGADGVMVGRGAYGKPWLLSQISHYLAFQDYLPSPSLIEQKQIILNHYESMLSYYGTEAGMKMARKHLGWYSKGLPNATEFRSKVSTITSIEQVKEIINQFFQM, encoded by the coding sequence ATGACAATAAAAATTGGTAATATTGAATTATCTGCTCCAGTTATTTTGGCTCCAATGTCTGGAGTTACTGATCTGCCGTTTCGTAAACTAGTTAAACAATTTGGAGCTGGGTTAGTAGTTTCAGAAATGGTAGCTAGTAGAGCTATGATTCAAGAAACTCGTAGATCTATGATGAAATCTGCTATTATCGAGAATGATATTACTGGATCTTGTGTGCAGCTTGCTGGCTGTGAGCCAGATGTTATAGCTGATGCAGCTAAGATGAATCAAGATATGGGGGCACAAATTATTGATATTAATTTTGGTTGTCCAGCTAAAAAAGTAGTAGGAGGATATGCTGGTTCTGCATTAATGAGAGATGAGTCATTGGCAGCTAAAATATTAGCTGAAACCGTTAAGAGTGTTTCTATTCCAGTAACTTTAAAGATGCGTACAGGCTGGGACGAAAGTTGCCGTAATGCGCACATAATAGCTAAAATAGCAGAAGATTGCGGTATTCAAATGATTACAGTTCATGGGCGTACCAGATGTCAGTTTTATTCAGGTAAATCTGATTGGACATTTATTAGAAAAGTCAAGGAAAGTATTAAAATTCCTGTGGTAGCTAATGGTGATATTACTAGTGTTGATGATGCTATTGATTGCCTTCAAACATCTGGAGCTGATGGAGTTATGGTTGGACGTGGAGCATATGGTAAACCATGGCTATTATCACAAATTTCGCACTATCTAGCTTTTCAAGATTATTTACCATCACCTAGCTTAATAGAGCAAAAACAAATTATTTTAAATCATTATGAATCAATGCTAAGCTATTATGGTACTGAAGCTGGTATGAAAATGGCGCGCAAGCATTTAGGATGGTATAGTAAAGGACTGCCTAATGCAACTGAATTTAGGTCTAAAGTTAGTACTATAACAAGTATAGAGCAGGTGAAGGAGATTATTAATCAATTTTTTCAAATGTAA